The window GTCGCCCACGCCCTTGCCGTCCACGAGAATACGTTCGGCGTCGATGGGATGCTCCATGCGGATGCCGTCTTCAAGGAAGGTTACGGGCTGGCCGTTTTCCACCACCAGCGCACGTTCGGGCGCGACCCCGCATTCCAATGCGAGCCGCCGGTGTTTGACCAAGTGCCGGTATTCGCCGTGCACCGGGATGAAATACTTGGGTTTGACCGTTTCGAACATGATGCGCAGTTCTTCGCTGTGGGCATGGCCCGAGGCGTGGATGCCCTTGACCTTTTCGTAGACCACTTCCGCGCCGAGGCGGTAGAGGTTGTTGATGACTTTGGTGATGGCCTTGACGTTGCCGGGAATGAAGCGCGAGGACAGCAGCACGAGGTCGCCTTCGTGCACGTTGAGTTGGCGGTGTTCGTCCGAGGCCATGCGGGAAAGCGCGGCAAGGGGCTCGCCCTGCGAGCCGGTGACCAGCATGACGATGCGCTCGTCCGGGTAGTCATCCACCGCGTCGATGGAAATGTATGTGCTGGCAGGCACGCGCAAATGACCCATCTCGCGGGAAAATTCTATGTTGCGTATCAGGCTTCTGCCGCTGACAGCCACCTTGCGGTTGCAGGCCTCGGCAATGTCGAAGACCTCCTGAATGCGCTGGATGTGGCTGGAAAACAGGGAGACCAGAATGCGGCCGCGCGCCTTGTTGAAGACCTCGCGCAGGCTGGATTTGATTTCGCGTTCGGTCAGGGAGAACCCGTCGCGCTCCACGTTGGTGGAGTCGGAGAGCATCAGGGTTACGCCCGGAGCGGAAAAGCGGCGAAATGCCTTGAGGTCGGTTGCGTGCCCGTCCAGCGGATTGCGATCGATCTTGAAGTCGCCGGTATGCACCACGCGGCCCACCGGGGTTTCGATGCCCAGCCCGTATCCTTCGATGATGGAGTGGCAGACCGGGAAAAAATGAAATTTGAGATCGTCCATGACCACGGCGTCCGAGGCCGTGACCGGACGCAGGTCCGCATATCGGTCCAGGTTGTGTTCCCTGAGCTTGTTTTCAACCAGTCCGAGGGTGAATTCCGAGCCGTATACAGGAACGTCCACATGTTGCAGCAGCCATGGCAGCGCGCCGATGTGATCCTCGTGCCCATGGGTGAGCACAATGCCCTTGAGCTTTTCCTTGTTTT is drawn from Pseudodesulfovibrio senegalensis and contains these coding sequences:
- a CDS encoding ribonuclease J, whose amino-acid sequence is MADKASLTLSPLGGLGEIGMNCMLYETGKALAMVDCGLMFPDDALYGVDVVIPCFDSVLENKEKLKGIVLTHGHEDHIGALPWLLQHVDVPVYGSEFTLGLVENKLREHNLDRYADLRPVTASDAVVMDDLKFHFFPVCHSIIEGYGLGIETPVGRVVHTGDFKIDRNPLDGHATDLKAFRRFSAPGVTLMLSDSTNVERDGFSLTEREIKSSLREVFNKARGRILVSLFSSHIQRIQEVFDIAEACNRKVAVSGRSLIRNIEFSREMGHLRVPASTYISIDAVDDYPDERIVMLVTGSQGEPLAALSRMASDEHRQLNVHEGDLVLLSSRFIPGNVKAITKVINNLYRLGAEVVYEKVKGIHASGHAHSEELRIMFETVKPKYFIPVHGEYRHLVKHRRLALECGVAPERALVVENGQPVTFLEDGIRMEHPIDAERILVDGKGVGDVGQTVLKERQLLAGQGIMIVLLVVDEASGEISIGPDIVTKGFVFEQQYAHFIEDAKCIVLDVFENIPPGETKRLKERIRSALRRFFRKILDRDPVVVPLVITI